The Electrophorus electricus isolate fEleEle1 chromosome 24, fEleEle1.pri, whole genome shotgun sequence DNA window TGCTCATGTCTAGTCCCGGAGACCTACTACTACAACGAAGACAGCGATTGGGCGTAAACACTGCTGGGCGGTAGGTCTTCAGGAGAATAATCTGGAACCGTGCTCCACTGGAATGCCTTCCCCTTGCAAGCAGTCATGATTTGTCAGAGTTTGCCCGTGGTATTTAAAGGGCAAGTGATGGTGAGGTTTTTGACCTCTTCTACAGGGGAGCTCTCTCTGGACGAGTTCGTGGACGGCGCACGGCGTGACAAGTGGGTCATGAAGATGCTGCAGATGGATGTGAACCTTGGAGACTGGATCAATGAGCACCGCCAACGGAGCAGCAACTTGTGAAACGCCATCAGCGCCCCTGGCGACCCTCGCGCGCGCGCGGTTTCATTCAGCCCACTCGCAGCTTGTGATTCGCCAGCAGATGCCGATAGTTCTGGGGAAGACGGGCGAGAGGAGATGCATGAGGATGCAAAGTGAGGCGTAAGCCCGTCTCCCCTGAGGATCAATTAACTTTTCAGAGAGTGGCGGAAGACGCGCAGGGATTTTCTGGCGCTTATGCCCCTTCTTATCCCACTGCTGTTCATCTGTACGGCTTCAGATGCTGCATTCCTCGCTTTCCCATTTCCATGTATTTAATTCCACTTGTTTTGGACTCAGGTTGCAAACTACTGCAGTTGAATTTTAAAGCCTCAGGGTTACATATTACAAAGAGTTATTCATTATCCTCACATGACAATGTCTCTATATCATGCCAAGTTCAAACAAGAAGTATgttgtctgtatatatgtagcAAAGGTGGAGGGCAGTGACCCCACCCGGGTCTCGAGCCTGGGTCCTTCAGGCAATAAACACATGGCCTGACCAGTCACGTTAGATCTCCTCGGTGAAACAGGCTAAATGAGGAACAGACGGAAGCACATATTCACCACTGACATTACGTCTACATAGTTCTACTCATCTACTTAAAACCGTCTAATAGACTGGAGTAGCATTTAGCATATGAAAAAAGACAGGACAGGTTCACAAGCTGCCTACTCCTGCTGTAAGTTTAAAATCCTTCAGCTAGTGGAGATACAAACTCCATCATACAAACAGTAGTGTTTTACATAATATATTGGCTAACCTCAGGATTGCCCTTTTTAAAGTATGGAGGATGCGTTTGGATGCCAGTATATGCAGATGGAGTGGGATGAGGAGACAGACCACTTGGCATTAGTGACTCTGCGGAAAGCAGGATGATCCGTCCCCTGTGAACAATAAACCTGCTGAGGTGAAGAAAGGCGCACTGCAACAGAAGCTGcaacggcccgagtgctgcagggcagagtaggacgcacagactccctcgacgggGACAGACCTTCATTAACAAACGACAGACATAACAGCACTGACACGAACTGCATGAACACATAATATGAGCAATAACCGACAAGAAGACTCACACCCACAGGTTtcaatacatacacaaacgACAACGAACAGGGTGCAGGTGTGCGCTGACAAGTGGGCGTGGTTACACGTAGGACGCGACACAGGCAACGTGATCACGTGATCAATGGGCTCATTCACCACGTGACGAGTGTTCCGCGATAGGAGCGATTAGAGGCGTTAGGAGTTCGAGTGTACATGTAGCGCTTTTTCGTGCTCTTGCTCAGCAACGTGCGGCAAGTCAAATATAGAGCTATaccaataaaatgtaattgtaaataaatacaatgaattgaacaaaacaataaatataaaataaataaaatatatacaaacacaagtgCATGTACTTCTTCTTCCTTACGCCAGGTGGCAGCTGTTCCCAACAGAGAATGATAGAGCAGCTACGTTGCTGCTTCTCCTTTTCCTAGACATTTCAGCCAACATGGTACTGTTTAGTTTAATACGTGTTTTAGCACAGTCATACGAAAATCGGTAAATAATTGAGGAATGATGCAAAGTAAACAGGCAGTAAACATTTTTCGTGGTAGCAGTTAGATACTTTGCTGGCTAAACGTGTGCCACGTTTCATAGAGAGAGTAAAAGCTCTTCAAAACTAACTTAGCTACGCAGTTCGGTCGACGTTTTTGAACCTAAAATAACCTAGCCAAGCTAATTTATAAAACTAGATTGTGTTGAGCTGTAGTCCTGCGTCTCAGACGTTCCGTTTGATGAACTTATTATGTAGCTAAAATCTAATCGCTTAATGAAGTAGCTCGCAAAATTGTGTCCATTCATGTGTTCACCTGGTAACTTGGCTGTCACTCAGATGTCTGAAGAGCCCAAGAGTCCGCCTGAGACGAAGGAAGCCCGAGAAGCTGTAGTTCCCAGGAAAGATGAGGTAACTAGTTACTTTTAAATGACGTTAGCTAATGGTATTTAATCTTTTGCAAAGCCTAGTCTCTGTGATGGCATTAGTCGCACTCTGTGAGTTGGTCAGTGATGTCCCACTCTCCTGGTCAGTCTGCAGGTGAGGGAAGTAAGCTGATGTGTGTGAAGGGAGATCTGTTCTCCTGTCCTGCCACAGACTCGCTAGCCCACTGCATCAGTGAGGACTGTCGCATGGGAGTAGGTATCGCTGTGCACTTCAGAAAGACGTTTGGAGGAGTAAAGGAGCTCCTGGCGCAGCGTGAGTGTCACAACAAGGGTGCAGAGACCCTGTCTTTTGGAACACTCCTGCATAATCCTCTTATTTTAACCACTCTTTCTTTGCTATTTTGTTCTCACAGAGAAAAAACCAGGGGAATGTGCTGTACTTAAGAAATCTGACCGATTTGTTTATTACCTGGTGAGATACGAGTGATTTATTCACTGGTCAATCTTTTTTACTGGATAAAGCAGCATAATGTTTTATTCAGGCTGGTACCAAAcatcaatgtttatttttcagacTTAGAATAAACGGTTTGTACTTTCTTTTCAGACTGTATATCGTTTTCTTCTCCTGCCTTTATcagattacaaaaaaaaggtaCAACCACAAGCCTACCTATGAAACTCTCAGGCAAAGCCTGGAGGCGATGAAAGCACACTGCATAGCCAGTGGCGTGACCAGACTCTCAATGCCTCGGTATGAACCATTCATGCAATTCACAAACTCAGTTACACAAATTTACAAAATTGGATCATAATAATTGACCTGTCATTACTGGGAATGTAAGTTTGCTTTTAGAATTTAGTTTCATTGTGGCAGCAGCATTCATTTGCAAATACATGGCAGAAATGTTGGGAATCTTGTAactatttgtttgttaatttagGATCGGTTGTGGCTTGGATCAGTTGAACTGGGAGAAAGTGTCAGTGATGATTGAAGAAGTCTTCCTGAACTCAAATGTGACCATCactgtatatttcatttaagCCATTTAGACAGAGCATGTACAAAACTTGCACATTaaccttttttctcttctgaTTTGCATTACTGGTTTTTCTATCATTTTCTTGGGGACAAAATTATAATTCTATGATTAGAATAAAGGAATGCAAAGTGATAACTAGCCTATAAAAAATTCTTAAGCCTAATGACATGATTCTTTGCTTGTAAAAGAAGGTTTATGTAGTCAAAcactttctgttcattttcGGAGCGTTTAAGGTTTATGGATGATAAAGAGCACTAACCACTAGATGGTGCTAGATAGTAATACAAAATGCTGTGACAAATGTACTACTATAAAGCAGTCATACTTCAGCACACGTGTTGACTACTGTTTGCCTTAGTGTCAAAGATACTTCATAAGAACTTGGATTAAGGATGACGTTACACTGTGTACTAGCCAtatgcaaaacaataaataccCACCTTAGCTGAAAATATTAAgtatcaaaaaaaaaaccagtaacTATTAAATTGACTTAATTTTACATGTAATTATTAGGGGTGAACACTATGAAATGGTGTGAGTCTTTTGAAAATTATAAATTCGAAGCAGTTGTATTTGAAAATACAATGGTACTTCAGCTGTAATATCAGCTCAACCACAACTTCACACATGCAGTCAAAGTAAAATCAAAAGGTTGTTAGTGCAATCTGAAGTATAACGCTTTCTTAAAATTAATGTCAAAGTAATATTCCAAAAGTGTAAATattagagaaacacacaaatactttaAATTTACATGACTACAGTTTTTTATTGTAGAAAAAGCACTGACTCTCAGAATGATGTTTTTATTTGGCATTTACCAAACAGTTTACCTCATGGAAATAAAGGTATGAGGGGAAGTGTAATGTCCCTCAGACTAAAGCTACATATTGGTCGACTTCCAATTAATAGCATTTGAATAATGATCTGGTGATTAGTTCACTTTTATGTCCTAATGTGTCAAATCCATGAGGAATCATCGAGTGCAGCTTAAACATGATTGCTCATTACTGTTTCCATAGTATGAATGGGTTAGATTGCATGTTATACGTAAGCAGACTAGAGCAGCAGTCGTTGGAAGCACTGTGCTACTATTTAGCAGCCTGTATAAGTACTACTgcttatgtgtctgtgtttgctgcCTTCTCACAGTGGTTTTTGGTTCATGATCATTTACGTTAGACACTAGGCTGATTAAGTCTATATTAAGGTTCTTGATGCaaaatatgcagtgtgtgtgtgtgtgtgtgtctttgtattgcTGTATGCATTGAAATGCACAGTTAAACCCAATGGTTGTGGATGGAATTTATGTGTATCACCTTTACTTCACAGAAAGAGTGAAGTGCTTGAATTTAATCGCCAGTTGAGATCAGCTTTCAACATGGCATGAGAAGTCcttttcatttagaaaaagCAACGTTGGTGTGATTGTCATTCAGTACATGGAGAAATACAAAGCTCAACATGTCTGCTTTTTAAGATGTGGCAAACTTTGTAGACAAGCTCAATCAAGTGTACATAGCATATTGAAAAGTTTGCTTAATCTATGTCAGGAAAATCAGCCCTGAGTCATAAAAGGAATACCCGATTTTACATCACATCAACTGAGCCCAGTGAGCATAGATGTAATTAATCTATGAATTGATTGTACATTGAGTCAAATTATGGTATTTTTGCATAACCAACAAGCGTTAGAAACCCATTGGATGTACTGCATGATGTAGTTACATCATTCCTACTCAGTTACTGCAGTGTTAAAGACCATAAGAGTCTGAGTTCTCTAGTTTTAACATATTACAGTGTGATAcataacagacagagagaaacaattTCTCAGCAGAAAATTCGTAGATAAAGTACAGCTTGTGCAATGAGACGAAAGCAGTGCCCTCTAGTGACAAATCctaggggagaaaaaaagagatgaaTTACCTGTCTCAAGGATTATTGACAAAATAACATAATATTTTTCAGTGAAtcaaaagtaaaacaaacacaggttgAACCTATTTTCTCTGAGAACGTTTGTTCCATAATGGGTTTGATTAAAAGTTGCTTACAGGCATTACTTTATTGTCTTTTGCCACTGATGTTAAGCTTTGTCGGCCTCTTGGCTGAAGACCAGGCATGGCTCCTGATTACAGAGAGGGGTTAAGTGATGCACTTACCCTACTGCAAAATGTTTGTCAGCTTCTCGTCATAGTACTCGAAGCAATCTTGACAGTCCTCCCAGGGCGTAAAGCCTTCATCCTCATTCTCTACGAAAGTGGACCAAACATAGCTGAAGTCCACGGGCCTCATCATCCTCAGTTTACATCCTGCCTGGGCAAGTGCCTTTAGCCCGGCCTGCACCTCAGGCTCCTCCCACAT harbors:
- the oard1 gene encoding ADP-ribose glycohydrolase OARD1 isoform X2, giving the protein MMSEEPKSPPETKEAREAVVPRKDESAGEGSKLMCVKGDLFSCPATDSLAHCISEDCRMGVGIAVHFRKTFGGVKELLAQQKKPGECAVLKKSDRFVYYLITKKRYNHKPTYETLRQSLEAMKAHCIASGVTRLSMPRIGCGLDQLNWEKVSVMIEEVFLNSNVTITVYFI
- the oard1 gene encoding ADP-ribose glycohydrolase OARD1 isoform X1, translating into MCSPGNLAVTQMSEEPKSPPETKEAREAVVPRKDESAGEGSKLMCVKGDLFSCPATDSLAHCISEDCRMGVGIAVHFRKTFGGVKELLAQQKKPGECAVLKKSDRFVYYLITKKRYNHKPTYETLRQSLEAMKAHCIASGVTRLSMPRIGCGLDQLNWEKVSVMIEEVFLNSNVTITVYFI